In the Aneurinibacillus soli genome, one interval contains:
- a CDS encoding ABC transporter ATP-binding protein yields MATNTPLLNVDGVGIQFGGLKAVSSVNAYLNQGELVGLIGPNGAGKTTFFNLLTGVYVPTEGVISLNGEKLNGNAPYQITRKGISRTFQNIRLFGELSVLDNVKVAYHSQSKHSMFSSILRLPAHFSGEKEMEEKAISFLKIFDLDRLKDEQAKNLPYGQQRRLEIARALAANPKILLLDEPAAGMNPQETKQLMELIAFIRKEFNLTILLIEHDMPLVMGVCERIYVLDHGQLIAQGTPEEVRNNPKVIEAYLGEEVS; encoded by the coding sequence ATGGCAACAAACACACCGCTGCTTAACGTTGATGGCGTCGGCATCCAGTTCGGCGGCTTAAAAGCTGTATCCAGCGTTAACGCCTATTTAAACCAGGGAGAACTTGTGGGCCTTATCGGTCCGAATGGTGCCGGAAAAACTACATTTTTTAACTTGTTGACAGGTGTATACGTGCCAACAGAAGGGGTGATCTCTCTAAATGGAGAGAAGCTGAACGGAAATGCGCCCTACCAGATTACACGCAAAGGCATCAGCCGAACATTCCAGAACATTCGTCTGTTTGGTGAACTGTCTGTATTAGATAACGTAAAAGTTGCGTATCATTCCCAATCCAAGCATTCCATGTTCAGTTCCATTTTGCGCCTGCCCGCACACTTTTCCGGTGAGAAGGAAATGGAAGAGAAGGCGATCAGTTTCTTGAAGATTTTTGATCTGGATCGCCTAAAAGATGAGCAGGCGAAAAATCTGCCGTACGGTCAGCAGCGTCGTTTAGAGATTGCGCGTGCGTTAGCCGCTAATCCAAAAATTCTGTTGCTTGATGAGCCGGCAGCCGGGATGAACCCGCAGGAGACGAAACAGCTCATGGAGCTGATTGCGTTTATCCGCAAAGAGTTCAATCTCACAATTCTATTAATCGAGCATGATATGCCGCTTGTAATGGGTGTGTGTGAACGCATCTATGTGCTTGATCACGGTCAGTTGATTGCCCAGGGTACGCCGGAAGAAGTGCGGAACAATCCAAAGGTAATCGAAGCGTATCTCGGCGAGGAGGTTTCCTGA
- a CDS encoding branched-chain amino acid ABC transporter permease, with protein sequence MKQTKGFWLSIVGALALYAVIQFLIMSGALNDFYQNMLITIVINIILAVSLHLIIGITGQFSIGHAGFLAVGAYASAIATMNFNVPFIAALPIGGIAAAIAGLIIGIPSLRLRGDYLAIATLGFGEIVRIVMLNIDYVGGASGMMVNSMTDWTTATACLIITLVVIVNFTNSTHGRACISIRENEIAADAMGINTTYYKVAAFAIGAFFAGIAGGLYAHNFYIIQPSTFGFLKSFDILIFVVLGGLGSMSGAVIAAVLLTIVSTLLQDYPETRMIIYSLVLIIMMIYRPQGLLGTKELTQLFKKRATVGGKPNGNKHTAA encoded by the coding sequence ATGAAGCAGACAAAGGGCTTTTGGCTTTCTATAGTTGGTGCGCTCGCCCTGTACGCAGTGATCCAGTTTTTGATTATGAGTGGAGCGCTCAATGATTTTTATCAGAATATGCTGATCACGATTGTGATTAATATCATTCTGGCAGTAAGTCTGCATTTGATCATTGGCATTACGGGCCAATTCTCGATTGGACATGCTGGTTTTCTTGCGGTTGGGGCGTATGCGTCAGCGATTGCGACCATGAACTTTAACGTTCCGTTCATAGCAGCCCTTCCGATTGGCGGGATTGCCGCAGCGATTGCCGGATTGATCATCGGAATTCCAAGCTTGCGTCTGCGCGGTGACTACCTGGCGATTGCCACGCTTGGTTTTGGTGAGATTGTGCGGATCGTCATGTTGAACATTGATTATGTTGGCGGTGCGAGTGGCATGATGGTCAACAGCATGACGGACTGGACGACAGCGACCGCATGCCTGATTATTACGCTCGTCGTCATTGTGAACTTTACGAATTCCACACATGGACGTGCATGTATCTCGATTCGCGAGAATGAGATCGCAGCGGATGCGATGGGAATTAATACGACCTATTATAAGGTAGCGGCATTTGCGATTGGTGCGTTCTTCGCGGGTATCGCAGGCGGGTTGTATGCACATAACTTCTACATCATTCAGCCGTCTACCTTCGGTTTTTTGAAGTCGTTTGATATTTTGATTTTTGTTGTACTTGGCGGGCTCGGCAGTATGTCTGGTGCGGTCATTGCCGCCGTGTTGTTGACGATTGTCTCAACGCTCCTGCAGGATTACCCGGAGACACGGATGATTATTTACAGCCTTGTGCTCATTATTATGATGATTTATCGTCCACAGGGCTTACTCGGTACGAAAGAATTGACGCAGCTATTCAAAAAGCGCGCGACAGTAGGAGGGAAGCCGAATGGCAACAAACACACCGCTGCTTAA
- a CDS encoding branched-chain amino acid ABC transporter permease encodes MEFIQQLVNGISLGSIYALIALGYTMVYGIIKLINFAHGDIFMIGAFIGFYAITVLKISFFPALLISMTACAIFGVTIERIAYKPLRNATRIAALITAIGVSLLIEYGTIYVRGAQPEAYPSTVLPSTEFKFLGATINSQSLLILGVSLGLMILLQFIVHKTKIGKAMRAVSYDTEAARLMGINVDNTISATFAIGSALAGAAGVIFGIYYIKIEPLMGIIPGLKAFVAAVLGGIGIIPGAMVGGLLLGVIEAMVSALGYSLWRDGVAFVVLILILIFRPSGLFGKNMREKV; translated from the coding sequence ATGGAATTTATTCAGCAGCTTGTGAACGGTATATCGCTCGGCAGTATTTATGCGCTGATCGCGCTTGGCTACACGATGGTATACGGCATTATTAAACTTATTAACTTTGCTCACGGTGATATATTCATGATTGGTGCGTTTATTGGCTTCTACGCCATTACCGTGCTGAAAATTAGTTTTTTCCCGGCATTGCTGATCTCGATGACAGCATGTGCGATATTTGGTGTTACGATTGAACGTATCGCGTATAAGCCACTTCGGAATGCGACGCGTATTGCGGCCCTTATTACCGCAATTGGTGTATCATTGCTGATCGAATATGGAACGATCTATGTGCGAGGAGCTCAACCAGAAGCGTATCCGAGCACGGTGCTTCCGTCCACTGAATTCAAGTTTCTCGGAGCTACAATCAACAGCCAGTCGTTATTGATTCTTGGTGTATCGCTTGGGCTAATGATTCTGCTTCAATTTATCGTTCACAAAACGAAAATTGGAAAAGCGATGCGGGCGGTATCGTATGATACAGAAGCAGCTCGTTTGATGGGGATTAATGTTGACAATACGATCTCTGCGACCTTTGCGATCGGTTCAGCGCTTGCCGGGGCAGCAGGTGTTATCTTTGGGATTTATTATATAAAAATTGAGCCGCTGATGGGGATTATCCCCGGTCTAAAAGCATTCGTTGCAGCTGTTCTTGGCGGGATTGGTATTATCCCGGGTGCGATGGTTGGGGGGCTGTTGCTTGGCGTGATTGAAGCGATGGTTAGTGCACTTGGCTACTCGCTCTGGCGGGATGGCGTAGCATTCGTTGTGCTGATCCTGATCCTCATCTTTAGACCGTCGGGCCTGTTCGGTAAAAACATGAGAGAGAAAGTATAG
- a CDS encoding ABC transporter substrate-binding protein — protein MDKRKALGIAMSLMLSAGVVAGCGGGAKETGAGADKKPAGGSGDTIKIGENLELSGGVASYGQSLSEGLELALEEINKEGVNGKKFEVVKVDNKSDPAEATAGALKLISQNKVVTLVGAATSTSTLSQVQIAEKNKIPLITPTGTNPDITSKAGKVNDFVFRTCFIDPFQGTVAANFASKELKSKNAAIFTETSSDYSKGLAKAFEESYTKNGGKVAAKEAYVKGDTDFRATLTRIKAANPDFVFLPGYYEEVGLIVKQAREIGLNVPFMGGDGWDSPKLIEIAGAKALNNTYITNHYSVEDKDPKVQKFVSAFKAKYKDKAPDGFAALGYDTGYLLADAIKRAGDVDPVKIKEALASTKDLELVSGKITIDAQHNPIKSAAILEYKDGKQTFKMKVNP, from the coding sequence ATGGACAAACGAAAAGCACTTGGGATTGCGATGTCACTCATGCTTTCAGCAGGCGTAGTAGCAGGTTGCGGTGGCGGAGCGAAGGAGACGGGAGCTGGCGCAGACAAAAAACCGGCAGGCGGCAGTGGCGATACGATCAAGATTGGGGAAAATCTTGAACTTTCTGGCGGCGTAGCGTCATATGGGCAGTCACTGAGCGAAGGGCTTGAACTTGCACTTGAAGAAATCAACAAAGAAGGCGTTAACGGCAAGAAATTTGAAGTTGTAAAAGTGGACAACAAGTCTGACCCGGCAGAAGCAACAGCTGGCGCACTCAAGCTGATTAGTCAGAATAAAGTTGTCACACTTGTTGGTGCAGCTACAAGTACAAGTACACTGTCTCAAGTGCAAATCGCGGAGAAAAATAAAATTCCGCTCATAACACCAACTGGAACAAACCCGGATATTACATCCAAAGCTGGTAAAGTAAATGACTTCGTATTCCGTACATGCTTCATCGATCCGTTCCAAGGTACGGTAGCAGCCAACTTTGCATCTAAGGAATTAAAGTCAAAAAACGCGGCAATCTTTACTGAAACATCAAGCGATTATTCGAAAGGATTGGCAAAAGCGTTTGAAGAGTCATACACCAAAAACGGCGGAAAAGTAGCAGCGAAAGAAGCTTACGTAAAAGGTGATACCGATTTCCGTGCGACGCTGACACGCATTAAGGCAGCGAATCCAGATTTCGTATTTTTGCCGGGCTATTATGAAGAAGTAGGTCTTATTGTGAAGCAGGCACGTGAGATTGGTTTGAATGTTCCATTCATGGGTGGCGATGGTTGGGATTCTCCGAAGCTCATTGAGATTGCTGGTGCGAAAGCACTGAACAATACATACATCACGAATCACTACTCTGTAGAAGATAAAGACCCGAAAGTACAAAAATTCGTCAGTGCATTTAAAGCGAAATACAAAGACAAAGCTCCAGATGGCTTCGCAGCGCTTGGCTATGACACTGGATACCTTCTCGCTGATGCCATTAAGCGTGCGGGCGATGTAGATCCAGTGAAGATTAAGGAAGCGCTTGCAAGCACGAAAGATCTTGAACTCGTATCTGGCAAAATCACAATTGATGCACAACACAATCCGATTAAATCTGCAGCCATCCTTGAGTACAAAGACGGCAAGCAAACCTTCAAAATGAAAGTAAATCCGTAA
- a CDS encoding YgaP family membrane protein — translation MKKNIGTLDALIRITIGTAGLAYSTAKIIRHPHRTAPLLLAMIFGMKVAEGITRYCPLMDMMGKNTDMDETDSYSPRKYTRRMR, via the coding sequence ATGAAGAAAAATATAGGTACCCTTGATGCACTTATTCGGATCACCATCGGAACAGCTGGACTCGCATACAGTACAGCTAAAATCATTCGACATCCACACCGAACAGCTCCCCTGCTTCTCGCAATGATTTTTGGAATGAAGGTCGCAGAAGGCATTACTCGCTATTGTCCGCTTATGGATATGATGGGCAAAAATACAGACATGGATGAAACAGACTCGTACAGCCCTCGAAAATATACGCGGCGGATGCGCTAA
- a CDS encoding EYxxD motif small membrane protein — MDRLSWEVFSDNAYVIIAVVASVAVVVYAWSKFNSKARSRYKS; from the coding sequence ATGGATCGATTATCATGGGAAGTGTTCAGTGACAATGCGTATGTGATTATAGCTGTTGTCGCTTCTGTTGCGGTTGTTGTATATGCCTGGTCAAAATTCAACAGTAAAGCAAGAAGCCGCTACAAGTCGTAG
- the purD gene encoding phosphoribosylamine--glycine ligase produces the protein MKVLVVGSGGREHALVWKLQQSPSVEKVYCAPGNAGIAQMAECAPIGVNDFAALIAFAKQEEIELTVIGPEDPLLAGIVDAFEEAGLKVFGPNRLAAMMEGSKKFAKDLMLKYGIPTGGYQSFTDYEQARAYVREQGAPIVIKADGLAAGKGVVVAMTLEEAEDALHSMMVEDTFAGAGARVVVEEYLTGEEMTILAFVDGETVIPMVPSQDHKPAFDDDKGPNTGGMGTYSPVPHMDAAIVQQAIDTIVLPTAKAMVQEGISFRGILYTGLMMTEQGPKVIEYNARFGDPETQVVLPRLASDLAEIFLAVAEGRLAEMEEVKWKDDAAVCVIMASEGYPGPYPKGRVITGLPEPTKDVIVFHAGTAEKDGQIVTNGGRVLGITALGSDLHEAKRKAYETIKGISFEGAHYRTDIAAKALRRAESRS, from the coding sequence ATGAAGGTACTCGTTGTAGGAAGCGGCGGCCGGGAGCATGCGCTTGTCTGGAAGCTTCAGCAAAGCCCGAGCGTAGAGAAAGTGTATTGTGCGCCGGGTAACGCAGGTATTGCACAGATGGCAGAGTGTGCACCGATTGGCGTGAATGATTTTGCGGCACTCATTGCGTTTGCCAAACAAGAAGAAATCGAGTTGACAGTTATCGGTCCAGAAGATCCACTACTTGCGGGCATCGTGGATGCGTTCGAAGAAGCTGGATTGAAAGTATTTGGTCCGAATCGTCTGGCAGCGATGATGGAAGGTAGTAAAAAATTCGCCAAAGACTTAATGTTGAAATACGGGATTCCGACAGGTGGCTACCAGTCATTTACGGACTATGAACAGGCACGTGCTTACGTACGGGAACAGGGAGCACCGATCGTTATTAAAGCGGACGGGCTTGCAGCAGGCAAAGGTGTCGTCGTGGCGATGACACTGGAAGAAGCAGAGGATGCACTTCACTCGATGATGGTCGAAGATACATTCGCTGGTGCGGGTGCGCGTGTTGTAGTCGAAGAATATTTGACCGGAGAAGAGATGACCATTCTTGCGTTTGTAGATGGTGAGACCGTGATTCCGATGGTACCATCACAAGACCATAAGCCGGCATTTGACGATGATAAAGGACCAAACACAGGCGGGATGGGTACATATTCTCCTGTACCGCATATGGACGCAGCAATCGTGCAGCAGGCGATTGATACGATTGTTCTTCCGACTGCTAAAGCAATGGTGCAGGAAGGAATTTCGTTCCGGGGCATTCTGTACACTGGCCTGATGATGACCGAGCAAGGTCCGAAGGTCATTGAGTATAATGCACGCTTTGGAGACCCGGAAACCCAGGTCGTTTTGCCTCGTCTTGCTAGTGATCTGGCGGAGATTTTCCTCGCTGTCGCAGAAGGACGTCTCGCAGAGATGGAAGAGGTAAAATGGAAAGATGATGCAGCGGTGTGTGTCATCATGGCATCAGAAGGCTACCCTGGTCCGTATCCAAAAGGACGTGTAATTACAGGACTGCCGGAACCGACAAAAGACGTTATCGTATTCCATGCAGGAACAGCAGAAAAAGACGGTCAGATCGTGACAAACGGTGGCCGTGTGCTTGGGATAACCGCGCTCGGGTCTGACTTGCATGAAGCGAAACGCAAAGCATATGAAACAATTAAAGGCATCTCCTTTGAAGGTGCGCACTATCGTACTGATATTGCAGCAAAAGCGCTGCGCCGCGCAGAGAGCCGTTCATAA
- the purH gene encoding bifunctional phosphoribosylaminoimidazolecarboxamide formyltransferase/IMP cyclohydrolase, protein MSVKRALISVSDKTGIVEFAKELSKLGVEIISTGGTATMLQKEGVDVIGISEVTGFPEILDGRLKTLDPHIHGGLLAVRDDEKHMQQIGEHNITPIDLVVVNLYPFKETISKPDVEFAEAIENIDIGGPTMLRSAAKNHKFVGVVVDAADYGKVVAELKEGGALSDETKRKLAAKVFRHTAAYDALISQYLTAQVGEEMAETYTVTFEKVQDLRYGENPHQAAAFYREPLAGTGNIATAKQLHGKELSYNNINDGNAALNIVKEFDQPAVVAVKHTNPCGVGIGETIYAAFRKAYESDPVSIFGGIIAANRPIDKQTALELKEIFLEIIMAPSFTDEALEILKEKKNLRLLELGEVVRKEKGDWKLASVEGGVLIQTEDTKRITAADLEVVTDRKPTDAEVEQMLFGWNVVKHVKSNAIVLVKDSSTVGVGAGQMNRVGSARIAIEQAGEKAKGSILASDAFFPMPDTLEEAAKAGITAIIQPGGSIRDEDSIKAANEHGIAMVFTKVRHFKH, encoded by the coding sequence GTGAGCGTAAAACGCGCATTAATCAGCGTATCGGATAAAACAGGAATTGTAGAATTCGCAAAAGAATTGTCCAAGCTTGGCGTAGAAATCATCTCTACAGGCGGCACAGCAACCATGCTGCAAAAAGAAGGCGTAGACGTAATCGGTATCTCCGAAGTAACGGGATTCCCGGAAATTCTTGATGGTCGTCTGAAAACACTCGATCCGCATATCCATGGTGGTTTGCTTGCAGTGCGTGACGATGAGAAGCACATGCAGCAAATTGGCGAGCACAACATTACGCCGATCGATCTCGTTGTTGTAAATCTGTATCCATTCAAAGAAACGATCAGCAAGCCGGATGTAGAATTTGCCGAAGCAATCGAAAACATTGACATCGGTGGCCCGACAATGCTTCGTTCCGCAGCGAAAAACCACAAGTTTGTCGGCGTAGTTGTCGATGCGGCGGATTATGGCAAAGTCGTAGCTGAACTGAAAGAAGGCGGCGCACTGTCCGATGAGACAAAACGCAAGCTTGCGGCTAAAGTATTCCGTCATACAGCTGCATACGATGCACTTATCTCTCAATATCTTACGGCTCAAGTGGGCGAAGAGATGGCGGAAACATACACGGTTACATTTGAAAAAGTACAAGACCTCCGCTACGGCGAAAATCCGCATCAGGCAGCTGCATTCTACCGTGAGCCGCTTGCTGGTACAGGCAACATCGCGACAGCGAAACAGCTACATGGTAAAGAGCTTTCTTATAACAACATTAACGATGGCAATGCGGCACTGAATATCGTAAAAGAATTCGATCAGCCAGCCGTTGTAGCTGTGAAACATACAAACCCGTGCGGCGTGGGCATCGGTGAAACGATCTATGCTGCATTCCGCAAAGCATATGAATCCGATCCGGTTTCGATCTTTGGCGGCATCATTGCAGCTAATCGTCCGATCGATAAACAAACAGCTCTGGAACTGAAAGAAATCTTCCTTGAGATTATTATGGCTCCATCGTTTACTGATGAAGCGCTTGAAATATTGAAAGAAAAGAAAAACTTGCGTCTGCTTGAACTGGGTGAAGTTGTGCGCAAAGAAAAAGGCGACTGGAAGCTGGCAAGCGTAGAAGGTGGCGTTCTCATTCAAACTGAAGATACAAAACGTATCACAGCAGCGGACCTCGAAGTTGTAACAGACCGCAAACCGACTGACGCAGAAGTTGAACAAATGCTGTTTGGCTGGAATGTTGTTAAGCATGTTAAATCAAATGCAATCGTGCTCGTAAAAGACAGCTCGACAGTTGGGGTTGGCGCAGGCCAGATGAATCGTGTTGGCTCGGCACGTATTGCCATTGAGCAAGCAGGCGAGAAGGCAAAAGGCAGCATCCTGGCGTCTGATGCATTCTTCCCGATGCCAGATACACTCGAAGAAGCAGCAAAAGCCGGCATCACAGCGATTATTCAGCCGGGTGGCTCGATTCGTGATGAAGACTCGATCAAAGCAGCGAACGAACACGGCATTGCGATGGTATTCACGAAAGTACGTCATTTTAAACACTAA
- the purN gene encoding phosphoribosylglycinamide formyltransferase: MKLAVFASGSGSNFGAIMEAIENGTITGADIVLLVCDKPGAYVLERAAQYGIPTFVFQAKEYPDKVAFETEILRRLEEAGVERIILAGYMRLIGETLLRAYGGRMINLHPSLLPSFSGKDAIGQAFRYGVKVTGITVHFVDEGMDTGPIIAQRTVEVQQGDTEETLAARIHAEEHLLLPEVVQLLVNNRVQLDGRRVEIIA; the protein is encoded by the coding sequence ATGAAGCTTGCAGTATTTGCATCCGGTAGTGGCTCTAACTTTGGAGCCATTATGGAAGCGATTGAGAATGGAACGATCACAGGTGCGGACATTGTCCTGCTTGTTTGCGATAAACCGGGGGCATATGTGCTCGAACGTGCAGCACAGTATGGCATTCCAACCTTCGTCTTTCAGGCGAAGGAATATCCCGATAAGGTTGCATTTGAAACAGAAATTTTGCGTCGTCTTGAAGAAGCGGGTGTAGAGCGTATCATTCTTGCTGGCTACATGCGCTTGATTGGCGAGACGTTGCTTCGGGCATACGGCGGACGGATGATTAATCTGCATCCGTCCCTTCTGCCGTCTTTTTCAGGCAAGGATGCAATTGGACAGGCGTTCCGTTATGGGGTTAAAGTGACCGGGATTACGGTTCATTTCGTCGATGAAGGAATGGACACCGGGCCGATTATTGCCCAGCGGACGGTAGAGGTACAGCAGGGGGATACAGAAGAAACGTTGGCGGCACGCATTCATGCAGAAGAGCATCTGCTTTTGCCAGAAGTGGTGCAGTTGCTTGTCAACAATCGAGTGCAGCTGGACGGACGTCGGGTTGAAATTATCGCCTAA
- the purM gene encoding phosphoribosylformylglycinamidine cyclo-ligase, translating to MSEAYKQAGVDIDAGNEAVERMKKHVKRTFRPEVLTDLGGFGALFGLDTAKYKKPVLVSGTDGVGTKLKIAFGMDRHDTIGIDAVAMCVNDIVVQGAEPLFFLDYLACGKVVPERIEAIVKGIADGCEQSGCALIGGETAEMPGMYEESEYDIAGFSVGVVDADRIIDGKRIAPGDVIIGMASSGVHSNGFSLVRNVLLEKAGISLQDEVAELGGKLGDTLLTPTRLYVKSCLSLMDSVDVKGFVHITGGGFYDNIPRVLPEGTSAEIAYGSWPILPIFDLIEQKGSVSKPDMFRTFNMGIGMIAVVKEEDAAEAMRVLAEAGEQAFQIGRIISGNQDVQFGGVSW from the coding sequence ATGAGTGAGGCATACAAACAGGCTGGTGTAGATATTGACGCTGGCAATGAAGCGGTTGAACGGATGAAAAAACACGTGAAGCGCACATTCCGCCCGGAAGTTCTAACAGACTTGGGCGGATTCGGTGCCTTGTTTGGCCTCGATACAGCCAAATACAAGAAGCCGGTTCTCGTCTCTGGAACAGACGGTGTAGGCACAAAGCTAAAAATTGCGTTCGGTATGGATCGACATGATACGATCGGCATCGATGCGGTGGCAATGTGCGTGAATGACATTGTGGTACAAGGAGCCGAGCCGCTGTTTTTCCTCGATTACCTCGCATGCGGCAAAGTTGTGCCAGAGCGAATTGAAGCGATTGTAAAAGGCATCGCGGATGGTTGTGAACAGTCTGGCTGTGCACTCATTGGTGGTGAAACTGCTGAGATGCCAGGAATGTATGAAGAATCCGAGTATGACATTGCAGGCTTTAGTGTGGGTGTCGTTGATGCAGATCGGATTATTGACGGTAAACGTATTGCACCAGGCGATGTAATCATTGGCATGGCATCAAGCGGTGTGCATAGCAACGGGTTCTCGCTTGTGCGCAACGTGCTGCTTGAAAAAGCAGGGATTTCTCTGCAGGATGAAGTCGCAGAACTCGGTGGTAAGCTAGGGGATACATTGCTGACTCCAACACGACTGTATGTGAAGTCTTGCCTGTCTTTGATGGACAGCGTAGACGTAAAAGGATTTGTTCACATTACTGGCGGCGGTTTTTATGACAACATTCCGCGCGTGCTTCCAGAAGGAACGTCAGCAGAGATTGCCTACGGTTCATGGCCGATTCTGCCTATCTTTGATTTGATCGAGCAAAAAGGTAGCGTATCGAAGCCAGATATGTTCCGTACCTTTAACATGGGCATCGGCATGATTGCCGTTGTGAAAGAGGAAGACGCTGCTGAAGCGATGCGTGTATTGGCAGAAGCAGGTGAGCAAGCTTTCCAAATTGGCCGTATTATTTCTGGCAATCAGGACGTTCAGTTTGGCGGGGTGAGCTGGTAA
- the purF gene encoding amidophosphoribosyltransferase: MSDGMKFEHDDLWDKLNEECGVFGVYNHPDAPQITYYGIHALQHRGQESAGICASNGEVFSYHRGMGLVTEAFNGGQLKDIHGKMAIGHVRYTTAGESKIENAQPLVFKYTDGNLALAHNGNLVNADQVRHQLERQGSIFQTTSDTEVIAHLIARSGYEIEGAVRHALGMIKGAYALLVMTEKKLIVALDPNGLRPLVLGRMGDGGYVVSSETCAFDTVGAEVIRDVEPGEMIIIDENGLRSERFAGQAQRATCSFEYIYFARPDSDIGGINVHLARKELGRQLFREAPVVEADIVTGVPDSSTSAAIGYAEAAGLPYELGLIKNRYVGRTFIQPTQEMRARGVRMKLSAVRKVVEGKRVVMIDDSIVRGTTSGRIVSMLREAGAKEVHVRISSPPVKNPCFYGIDTSSREELIAAIKSLEEIREMIGADSLYFLSPEGMIDAIGQEDSAPNRGHCLACFTGQYPTEIYEDTKNCVHK, encoded by the coding sequence ATGTCTGATGGCATGAAGTTCGAACACGACGACCTGTGGGATAAATTAAATGAAGAGTGCGGAGTTTTCGGGGTGTACAATCACCCTGATGCTCCACAAATTACGTACTATGGCATTCATGCCCTGCAACACCGTGGCCAGGAAAGTGCGGGTATCTGTGCATCGAATGGCGAGGTGTTCTCGTATCATCGTGGGATGGGGCTTGTAACCGAAGCGTTTAACGGTGGCCAGCTAAAAGATATTCACGGAAAAATGGCAATCGGCCATGTTCGTTATACAACGGCAGGCGAGAGCAAAATCGAGAATGCCCAGCCGCTCGTATTCAAATATACAGATGGCAATCTTGCACTGGCCCATAACGGAAATCTCGTTAATGCCGATCAAGTACGTCATCAACTGGAACGTCAAGGTTCTATTTTTCAAACAACGAGCGATACAGAAGTAATCGCCCATCTGATTGCCCGTTCTGGATATGAGATTGAAGGGGCGGTACGCCATGCACTCGGCATGATTAAAGGGGCGTATGCGCTGCTTGTCATGACGGAGAAGAAACTGATCGTGGCACTTGATCCGAACGGCCTGCGCCCGCTCGTGCTTGGTCGCATGGGAGACGGTGGCTATGTTGTTTCATCTGAAACGTGCGCATTTGACACTGTAGGCGCGGAAGTCATCCGTGATGTAGAGCCAGGTGAGATGATTATTATTGACGAGAACGGTTTGCGTTCTGAGCGATTTGCCGGACAGGCACAGCGTGCGACTTGTTCGTTTGAATACATTTATTTCGCTCGTCCAGATAGCGACATTGGTGGGATTAACGTTCACCTAGCACGCAAGGAGCTGGGTCGCCAGTTGTTCCGCGAAGCGCCGGTCGTCGAAGCTGACATCGTAACGGGTGTACCGGATTCAAGTACGTCGGCGGCGATTGGTTATGCAGAAGCAGCGGGTTTACCGTATGAGCTTGGTCTGATCAAAAATCGCTATGTAGGTCGGACATTTATCCAGCCAACGCAAGAAATGCGTGCGCGTGGCGTGCGCATGAAGCTGAGTGCGGTTCGCAAAGTTGTTGAAGGCAAGCGGGTTGTGATGATTGATGACTCTATCGTACGCGGGACAACAAGTGGACGAATTGTCTCTATGCTTCGAGAAGCAGGCGCCAAAGAAGTACATGTGCGTATCAGTTCCCCACCGGTTAAAAACCCATGTTTCTATGGGATTGATACGTCCAGTCGGGAAGAGCTAATCGCGGCGATAAAATCCCTCGAGGAAATCCGCGAGATGATTGGAGCCGATTCTCTTTATTTCCTGTCACCAGAAGGCATGATTGATGCGATTGGACAAGAGGATAGCGCACCGAATCGCGGCCACTGTCTGGCTTGCTTTACGGGTCAGTACCCGACTGAGATTTATGAAGATACGAAAAACTGCGTGCACAAGTGA